GCCTTCAAGGGATACGTCATGTCCGACTGGTTCGCGACGCATTCCGGAGCCGAGTCTATCAATAACGGCTTGGATATGAACATGCCTGGGCCCATTGGCCATGCCCAGATCGTCTCTGGCGAGACATACTGGGGTCCTAACATCACTGATATGATCAAGAATGGTTCAGTGACAGAAGACCGTCTTGATGAGATGATCCGGCTGATTATGACACAATACTATCTGTTCGACCAGGATAGCTCCGATTATCCCACCGTCGACCCATCCATCGTCTTCACAATTGCAGCTCAGTCAAACCTTCTAGACTTGCTCCCCTTCCAGCCGCCACCAAGCCGCGATGTCCAGCGTGACCACGGCAAGCTGATCCGCAAGCTCGGTGCCGAAGCAACAGTCCTACTCAAAAACCTCAATGGGACTCTCCCCCTTAAAAAGCCCACCAACATTGGCGTTTTTGGCAATGACGCCGCCGACCCGGCCGATGGTCTCGTATTTGGTGCTGGATTTGAAATCGGCACGCTCTCCGTAGGAGGCGGCTCAGGCACAGGGAGACACACCTACCTCATCTCCCCGCTTGAGGCAATCAAGGCCAAGGCGCGCACAACAGGCGCTCGCGTGCAGTACATCCTTGACAACAAGGTTCTTGCTGCCGGCGACTTCAGCAGCTTGTACCCTATCCCTGAAGTTTGTCTCGTTTTCCTCAACACGTTCGCGTCAGAGGCTTATGATAGGACGAGTCACGAAGCAGACTGGAACTCGACACTGGCTGTCGAGAATGTCGCTCGGAGGTGTCCAAACACCATTGTCGTTACGCACTCAGCTGGTATCAATACTCTGCCCTGGGCGGACAACCCAAACGTAACAGCAATCTTGGCAGCGCACTTGCCGGGACAAGAGTCGGGGAACTCAATCGTTGATGTGCTTTGGGGAGACGTCAATCCCTCCGGGAAGCTGCCTTACTCTATTGCTCTCGATGCTAAAGACACCGATATTCCCATCGTCAATCTCACCGAAGCAGAAATCACGTCCCCCACAGCATGGCAAGCTGATTTCACAGAGGGCCTTCTCATTGACTATCGTCAACTCGATGCCGAGAATATCAAACCCCGTTATGAGTTCGGCTTCGGCCTCAGCTACACCACATTCGACTTGGACACATCTCTGAAGGTCAAGCAGCTCGCAAAGAACGTCGCCGCCATCCCGAATCCCTCAACGCCGAATGTTCCCGGGGGTAACCCAGAACTCTGGGAGACTATCCTTGTTGTCACCGCCCACGTAAAAAACACCGGCACCGTCGCTGGCGCCACGGTCCCTCAGCTATACGTTGCCTTGCCACAGCACTCAGTTCCCGAGGGCACCCCCCTTCAAGTCTTGCGTGGTTTTGAGAAAGTCATTTTGGAGTCAAAGGAGTCTAGCACTGTCGAATTTGAGTTACTGCGCCGTGATCTGAGCTATTGGGATGTAGCGTCGCAAACGTGGGTCATCCCTGAGGGGCCGATTGAGTTACGCGTTGGCTTTAGTTCTCGCGACATCAAGGCTACGGCCAAACAGGTTGTCTTGTCCTCCTAGGGCACGGTTTTGGAGTTCAAAAGAAAGTTGTTGGCTTTCTGGGCACAGTTTGCCCAAAGCGGCTGAGGTATATGTTTAAATAAGGTAGACGTAGCATCAACTGGCTCTTCATGTTATGCAACTCTACACAATCTCAAACTCGGTTTCCGCAAACGCAAGACTCTCCTCCATGGGCTCACCATCCATCAGCCCATGGATATAACAATCGCCAATAATCCGTGATTTCTTCTGCTCATCTTCACGGATAATGATGGGATAGTCACACCCATACAGCACAACAACCAAGTCACCCTCTCTTACCCCATCAATAGCCCAACCGAATCGGCCCTCCTTCGAGCGAAAGAACCTTCGATTATAAGTCCACTTTGTATGCGCCCCAATGAATTTTTCTGcggcctccttctccttcatgTAATGCGCCACCCCATCCTGCGGCGCCAACCCGTGTGACTCGATCTCGTGGTCCGTCCGCTCCTGCAGAACCCGAGCGAGTCCTTTACCCGGTTCCAAGGCGGTCTTGTAGTGTACCTCGAAACCAATCGCGCAATCCTCGCCAGGTCTCTCGTTATTGTCCCGCGTTCGGTTGCACATGAAGGTCCGCCAGAGGTTCTCCCACGTCTCCGGGGTGGCTGTCTTGTCTGGGAAGGCGACGTCGATTACGCCGCGGTACCATTCCTCTGAATGTTTGACCATCTTTTCCATTGTCTCATTGAGTCTGTATTCGGCGTCATTGATGGGGCTCCCGGACCTCTTGGTATCATTCCCGGGTATACCACCTCCCACGCCCGCCTCCTTCTCGTTTTCCCTCTCGCGTTTGAGTATGGCGCCGCCATACTTTGCCATTTTGATCGCATTCGAGCCGCTAGTTTCGGGTTCATTGTCTACGCTGCCTTTTTCAACTTCTTTGTTTTCGTCGATGCCTCCCAACGGGCCCTGCTGGTTCGGCACAGGTATTTGCCGCTTGCATTCTACCTTGGCCACCACATCGACGATCCTGCCCTTGATATGCAAGACGCCCGCGTCCTCGTCGATGTGTAGGCTTGGCTTTCTATCACCGGCAGCGGAAGCCTCTAGCCCACGAATGCGAAGCGGTTCAGTCCACCCGGGACGGGTCCAGTCAGGCACCCAAGATGGTAGCTTCAAAGTTGTCGGCTTCGATGAATCAACGCAATGCGTGAGGATGTCCAGCGACCCATTCCTGATGTTCTTGATCGCGAAGTCAGTGAACACCTGTTCTGGTGTCTGAGCGTAGTCGACAACATAGGCCCCCTTCTGATCGATGAGTCCAAGCACACCGTAAATCTTGTCACTCGGGATTGTGGCTTGGAAGTCTCTCAACTCTTCCAGCAAAGTAAGAAGCGGGGTGCTGGTGCATGTCGCCGCTTCGTCAACACGCTCTTTCCGGAGCTGTTCCATGAAGCCAATGGCTTTGAAACCTTTGCATTCGCTAATCATGGTTTGCAGTTTGAATTCTGACATAGCGAGGATGACCATTGCCATGAAGTGCCAGGGAACCTGAATAGCTCCGAGATGGACTATAACCTCGCGGGAATTGACAACTTCTTGGATGATCCAGGTACGTTTGAACTAGATACGTTTTAGCAAGCATAGGGACATAGCCATGATGGGATGCAAACACTCACCCATGAGCGGTTGAGCAAATCAGCCAAGAGCCCCCATTCAAGCCGATTTGTGTCCGCATTGTTGTGAAAGTGCCATTGAATCTCATGCATCGTCGCGCTCGCCAAATCAACAACCTTGCGATGAACAAAAATGTCGTCGAATATTTCCGATATCGCGTACAGCGTCCGGACTGCGTGAAAATCCATCTCCGTCGACTCACCCAACCACACTCGCGTTCTCGAGGCGCCAACATACACCCGTCCCATGACTTTGACATGCTCGTTCCGTTCCTTGAGATCTTGCTGATTGATGCACAGCGCATCAACCCAGATTCGAAGCGGCTCCCCGCCCTCTTTGCTTCGCATTCTACGCAGCGCGCGGAATAGTTCCCCACCGACGACGATCCCTACGCCGTCGCATTCGATGCGGGCGTCAGGAATGCGGCCGCCCAGGCGTATGTACTGCTCTCCGTAGTAGGGGTGGTCGCAGAGGTCCTTCCATTTGGACGTGCCAGACTCGGAAATCGTGTTGCCGTCGTCGTCCTGGCCGTGAATGGCCCAAGGGATGTCAGTGTCGGGGTCGATTTCTTTGACGGCGTCAATGCTCTTGCTCCAACAGTAGCTTAAAGCCTCATAGGGCTCGTCTGGTGAGTCGAGGTTCAGATGTGAAATGCTACATATAATTTCGTCATCGAAGTTGCCGGGTCGGACGGTGAGGATGCGGGTTTCATTGGGGAGATCTAGGGGGCGGTAGGGATAGGTTGCCATCTTGCAGTGCAGTAGTGTTATCAAAGACAGACAGTGACCGAGATGATTGAACCTGCACGTGCGGAGTCACTCGTGGAAAgaatagaaattatctataAGCTTCAGGTTTCCAAAAATTCAGATTGAGGCGAGCTATATCGCTTTCCACAAATAGTCAATCATTCAGTCCTGGTAGGGCTATGCTAGGCACCAGCTTAGTAGCAACACCTCAAAGCGTCATCTTGCAGGTTCAGGATTGGCTAAGATGATGAACCCTGGCTCACATTCGCTGATTAGATACTTTTTCCACTTGCACCCTAGATTTACGGAAGTCCCAATGAATTTTAAGGTGTCTTCAGCCTGCACTAGTGGGAGGATCTTTGAGCGAATCCTCCCACACTTATTCGTAGTTATCGACACTAAGAGACTTGACGCCCTTCAACATATGAGCATTTTGACGCATAGCTGCTTTGCAGTCACCAGTCAATCACGCTATATCCGACACCTCTCAAGGCAAACGTTGTCTCGAGAAAATACAAATATCGCTGATCGTCTATATCTCGCCTTTCGACGCACTGAACTCAACGTGCCAACGTTATACACAAGGCAAGCACAATTTAGACACAAGAATTGGCTGCGCTGTTGTAAACCTATGTCCAGGAAAAGCCATACGTGGTGTTTCACAGACCTAAAAGTGAAGAGATCTTTTTCCATCGCAGCATACTTGTCTACTAATCTTCAGTAAAATAGTGCAGGCAAAGGCCATTGGAAAATCATGTAGCGACGAGTGTTTTTGTGAGGTAGCGATGAATTAGTAACTGAATGTCAATAGTTGCATCCTGAACCAATGTTTATAGGTGCTCAAAATAGTAAGGTCAATAGGACAAGCAGTCTCCAAGGTCAATCATAGCCATAACATAACGAGATTCGGCCAAAATTGCGCCGCAGAAACGTGCTTAGAAAAACGTAACTCGGGCTGTGAGTCATTTAATTCAAGAACCAATTGTGGCAGCGAGATTTGACCTCCGTACCCGAACTGTGTGGCATGTCCCTCATCGCTTGATCATTTAAGCGCGGCCCGAATCTGACCtcataagcttatttaaacctCAGCGACAACCGAGAAAACCGGACATGAGTATGTCCGCAACTTAACATCACCCCTTCATACCTTTCGGCCACGGACTTTGCAGAACGTTTTGTATTTCAGATGGCTATTCCGCAGCGAATCGCGCCCTCTGTCGAGACTCTAAGG
This is a stretch of genomic DNA from Colletotrichum lupini chromosome 10, complete sequence. It encodes these proteins:
- a CDS encoding glycosyl hydrolase family 3 N terminal domain-containing protein, yielding MDRTDPGIMDSGAREPTCINASHPRAAEDEKISLHLNGQPCSFLTDEIMPDETQFLHATKESKEAAYANQQHPTTKRPTRLAALFLPLQRCTKPWTTGAFALYLTGLILISTYSASRLFDAGSWLARRPAQPAAPAAAFPASRISPASPVRNWDAAASKATAFVAQLNLTEKTLMVTGQLGLEAGGCIGNIVPIERVGFPGLCLLDGPTALDRADLVSVFPAGLTTAASWDKELIYQRGKALGEEFHDKGVHVGLGPVAGPLGRQPLGGRNWEGFSVDPYLTGIAMQHTIQGMQSAGVQACAKHFIGNEQETQRTNSWLANGTEIAAISSNIDDRTLHELYLWPFADSVRAGVASVMCSYNRLNQTYACENSGLLNDILKTELAFKGYVMSDWFATHSGAESINNGLDMNMPGPIGHAQIVSGETYWGPNITDMIKNGSVTEDRLDEMIRLIMTQYYLFDQDSSDYPTVDPSIVFTIAAQSNLLDLLPFQPPPSRDVQRDHGKLIRKLGAEATVLLKNLNGTLPLKKPTNIGVFGNDAADPADGLVFGAGFEIGTLSVGGGSGTGRHTYLISPLEAIKAKARTTGARVQYILDNKVLAAGDFSSLYPIPEVCLVFLNTFASEAYDRTSHEADWNSTLAVENVARRCPNTIVVTHSAGINTLPWADNPNVTAILAAHLPGQESGNSIVDVLWGDVNPSGKLPYSIALDAKDTDIPIVNLTEAEITSPTAWQADFTEGLLIDYRQLDAENIKPRYEFGFGLSYTTFDLDTSLKVKQLAKNVAAIPNPSTPNVPGGNPELWETILVVTAHVKNTGTVAGATVPQLYVALPQHSVPEGTPLQVLRGFEKVILESKESSTVEFELLRRDLSYWDVASQTWVIPEGPIELRVGFSSRDIKATAKQVVLSS